From a region of the Corallococcus coralloides DSM 2259 genome:
- a CDS encoding aldo/keto reductase, with protein MQKRRLGNSNLEVSAIGLGCMGMSHGYGPPADKTEMMALIRSAVDQGVTFFDTAEVYGPWTNEALVGEALAPVRGQVVIATKFGFKLSADGKQEGLDSRPEHIKQVAEASLKRLKTDVIDLFYQHRVDPDVPIEDVAGAVKELIQAGKVRHFGLSEAGAKTIRRAHAVQPVTALQSEYSLWWREPEKEILPTLEELGIGFVPFSPLGKGFLTGKLPDASQLDKNDFRNTLPRFTPEARTANQVFVELLGSVAARKKVTPAQLALAWVLARKPWMVPIPGTTKPHRLEENLGAARVELTADEVRDLTDAAAKLTAQGARYPEALEKLTGR; from the coding sequence ATGCAGAAGCGCAGACTCGGAAACAGCAACCTGGAGGTCTCGGCCATCGGGCTTGGCTGCATGGGCATGAGCCATGGCTACGGCCCGCCCGCGGACAAGACGGAGATGATGGCCCTCATCCGGTCGGCCGTGGACCAGGGCGTCACCTTCTTCGACACCGCCGAGGTCTACGGCCCCTGGACGAACGAGGCGCTCGTCGGTGAAGCGCTCGCTCCGGTTCGCGGGCAGGTGGTCATCGCCACGAAGTTCGGCTTCAAGCTGAGCGCCGACGGCAAGCAGGAGGGCCTCGACAGCCGGCCCGAGCACATCAAGCAGGTCGCCGAGGCCTCCCTCAAGCGGCTCAAGACCGACGTGATCGACCTGTTCTACCAGCACCGCGTGGACCCGGACGTGCCCATCGAGGACGTCGCGGGCGCGGTGAAGGAGCTCATCCAGGCAGGCAAGGTCCGGCACTTCGGACTGTCCGAAGCGGGCGCGAAGACGATCCGCCGCGCGCACGCGGTCCAGCCGGTCACCGCCCTCCAGAGCGAATACTCCCTGTGGTGGCGTGAACCGGAGAAGGAGATCCTCCCGACCCTCGAAGAGCTGGGCATCGGGTTCGTTCCGTTCAGCCCCCTGGGCAAGGGCTTCCTGACGGGCAAGTTGCCCGACGCCTCCCAGCTCGACAAGAACGACTTCCGCAACACCCTTCCGCGCTTCACGCCGGAGGCACGCACGGCGAACCAGGTCTTCGTCGAGCTGCTGGGCAGTGTCGCGGCCCGGAAGAAGGTGACGCCGGCGCAGCTCGCGCTCGCCTGGGTCCTGGCACGCAAGCCGTGGATGGTCCCCATTCCGGGAACCACGAAGCCGCACCGGCTGGAGGAGAACCTCGGCGCGGCCCGGGTGGAGCTGACGGCGGATGAGGTCCGCGACCTCACGGATGCCGCCGCGAAGCTCACGGCGCAGGGAGCCCGCTATCCCGAGGCCCTGGAGAAGCTGACCGGCCGCTGA
- a CDS encoding DUF1877 family protein, which produces MGLDASYQALPGGSPLLELARRNIGVGGWLMSVTRLLRAPREETLAPGAPESDELLLLDAVRDLLRTRPDLATQQVDLGRRWDHLHFVLSDRRRNAQGTEDDSLAGIAIHGEAEIAPHVVAPQGVPLRYTRPETVERIARMLEAVRFDALREHFTFKRLSDAAVYKCPREEGIDEAWQWLTERFDRFRAFYVTAAKHGDGVLVCVD; this is translated from the coding sequence ATGGGACTCGATGCGAGCTACCAGGCCCTTCCCGGCGGTTCCCCGCTGTTGGAGCTGGCGCGACGGAACATCGGCGTGGGCGGATGGCTGATGTCCGTCACCCGGTTGCTCCGGGCTCCGCGCGAGGAGACCCTTGCACCGGGGGCGCCGGAGTCCGACGAACTCCTGCTCCTGGACGCCGTGCGAGACCTGCTGCGCACCCGCCCCGACCTGGCGACGCAACAGGTGGACCTTGGCCGGAGGTGGGACCACCTGCACTTCGTCCTCTCCGACCGCCGCCGGAACGCGCAGGGAACGGAGGACGACTCCCTGGCCGGCATCGCGATCCACGGTGAGGCGGAGATCGCCCCGCACGTGGTGGCGCCTCAGGGCGTGCCCCTGCGCTACACGCGGCCGGAGACGGTGGAGCGGATCGCCAGGATGCTGGAGGCCGTGCGGTTCGACGCCCTTCGCGAGCACTTCACCTTCAAGCGCCTGAGCGACGCAGCCGTCTACAAGTGCCCGCGCGAGGAGGGCATCGACGAGGCCTGGCAGTGGCTCACCGAGCGCTTCGATCGCTTCCGCGCCTTCTACGTCACGGCCGCGAAGCACGGAGACGGCGTCCTTGTCTGTGTGGACTGA
- a CDS encoding tyrosine-protein phosphatase produces MKYTFVFTTAAALLTFLAQRLQGLGWLLLWPALSFAFLALAYAGLGARVFGKQPDGRMQPWAVFALLPYLLLTWGTWHLARRFSRERAFDEVVPGVLVGRRLLTGELPAGVTAVLDLTSEFIEPEGIRAAGRYVSLPILDASTLPVEQVAPVLRELAALPGPVYIHCAQGHGRTGMIAAALLEARGDAPDAKAALARVRQARPGVRLSALQERALDALSAALRPAGV; encoded by the coding sequence ATGAAATACACGTTCGTCTTCACCACCGCCGCGGCACTCCTCACCTTCCTGGCGCAGCGGCTCCAGGGCCTGGGCTGGCTGCTGCTGTGGCCAGCGCTGAGCTTCGCGTTCCTGGCGCTCGCGTATGCCGGACTGGGCGCGAGAGTCTTCGGGAAGCAGCCGGATGGACGTATGCAGCCGTGGGCCGTGTTCGCGCTCCTGCCCTACCTGCTGCTTACGTGGGGCACCTGGCATCTGGCGCGGCGCTTTTCGCGAGAGCGTGCCTTTGACGAAGTGGTGCCAGGGGTCCTGGTGGGACGCCGGCTGCTCACCGGGGAGTTGCCTGCGGGTGTCACGGCCGTGCTGGACCTGACCTCCGAGTTCATCGAACCGGAAGGCATCCGCGCCGCGGGCCGGTATGTGTCCCTGCCCATCCTGGACGCGTCGACGTTGCCCGTGGAGCAGGTGGCTCCAGTCCTTCGCGAGCTGGCCGCCCTGCCCGGGCCGGTCTACATCCACTGCGCGCAGGGACATGGGCGCACCGGGATGATCGCCGCCGCGCTCCTCGAGGCGCGAGGGGATGCTCCGGATGCGAAGGCCGCACTCGCTCGGGTGCGTCAGGCGCGGCCCGGGGTGCGGCTCTCCGCCTTGCAGGAGCGTGCGCTCGACGCATTGTCGGCGGCACTCCGCCCCGCGGGAGTCTGA
- a CDS encoding glycoside hydrolase family 16 protein has protein sequence MSESAVLRRPRFRTALALLLALPLASSCSPEPGTDTPVQSEAPLASVITNTSFETNTSGWSSWQGTLTREARTGAPDGQYVARVTVSGAATLYSLDGAQSSIPNAPQGQAYTATAYVAAGNSGTVGKPVSLILREKNASGTTYKLFTADATLTTGFQRLSVTGTVERVGDTVDVYVLQNQATSGNAILVDAITLETAGGGSSPSGEPMPVGDLTNWRQVFTDDFTTNVPVGQFPAAVSSRWGVYPDGWKDTSKNGTYSPSKVVSIQNGVLNKYLHTENGVHRVAALLPKIPGANAAGGLPAGRYAIRFRADAVPGYKVAWLLWPDSEVWPRDGEIDFPEGDLNGTISGFMHRQNGTSGGDQDAASSSARFTSWHTAIIEWTPGRCRFILDGTVILDKTSRVPNTAMHWVIQTETDLSGTPPSNSAAGNVQIDWVAVWVPK, from the coding sequence ATGAGTGAGTCCGCTGTGCTTCGCAGGCCGCGCTTCCGCACGGCCCTGGCGCTGTTGCTGGCCCTCCCCCTGGCCTCCTCGTGCAGCCCGGAGCCTGGGACCGACACGCCGGTCCAGAGCGAGGCGCCCCTGGCGTCTGTCATCACCAACACGTCCTTCGAAACCAACACCAGCGGTTGGTCCAGCTGGCAGGGAACGCTGACACGGGAGGCGCGCACCGGAGCGCCGGACGGGCAGTACGTCGCGCGCGTCACCGTCAGCGGTGCGGCGACGCTCTACTCGCTGGACGGCGCACAGAGCAGCATCCCGAACGCGCCTCAAGGGCAGGCGTATACGGCGACGGCGTATGTCGCCGCGGGAAACAGCGGCACGGTGGGCAAGCCCGTCAGCCTCATCCTCCGGGAGAAGAACGCGTCCGGCACGACGTACAAGCTCTTCACCGCGGACGCGACGCTGACGACCGGCTTCCAGCGGCTCAGCGTAACCGGCACCGTGGAGCGCGTCGGAGACACGGTGGATGTCTACGTCCTCCAGAACCAGGCGACGTCCGGTAATGCCATCCTCGTGGATGCCATCACGCTGGAGACCGCGGGAGGTGGATCGAGTCCGTCGGGCGAGCCGATGCCGGTGGGCGACCTCACGAACTGGCGGCAGGTGTTCACCGACGACTTCACCACCAACGTGCCCGTGGGCCAGTTCCCCGCGGCGGTGTCGTCCAGGTGGGGCGTGTATCCAGACGGCTGGAAGGACACGAGCAAGAACGGGACGTACTCGCCGTCGAAGGTCGTCAGCATCCAGAACGGCGTGTTGAACAAGTACCTGCACACCGAGAACGGCGTGCACAGGGTGGCGGCGCTGCTGCCGAAGATCCCTGGAGCGAACGCGGCGGGCGGACTGCCCGCGGGACGCTACGCGATACGCTTCCGGGCTGACGCGGTGCCTGGCTACAAGGTCGCGTGGTTGCTCTGGCCGGACAGTGAGGTGTGGCCGCGCGACGGGGAGATCGACTTCCCGGAGGGCGACCTGAACGGCACCATCTCCGGGTTCATGCACCGGCAGAACGGGACGTCGGGCGGGGATCAGGACGCGGCCTCATCAAGCGCGCGGTTCACGTCCTGGCACACGGCCATCATCGAGTGGACCCCGGGCCGGTGCCGCTTCATCCTCGATGGCACGGTCATCCTGGACAAGACCAGCCGCGTGCCGAACACGGCCATGCACTGGGTCATCCAGACAGAGACCGACCTGAGCGGCACGCCGCCGAGCAACAGCGCCGCGGGCAACGTGCAGATCGACTGGGTCGCCGTCTGGGTGCCGAAGTAG